GCCCTGGCACTCCCCCCGCAGCAGCGCCGACCGGCCGCACGTCGCCGACAGCGAACTCGCTGACGGTGACCCACCGGGCGGCGAGCTCGACGTCCTCGCCGGCGCGCACGCGCGCGTAGGCCCGCTGCCCGTCGACCTTGATCGCGCTCACCGAGCTCGGGACCTGCAGGATCGGGCCCGTCAGGAGCGCGATCTCGCGATCGATGTCGCCGCGGGTCACTCCCGAGGCGTCGCCCGACGTGAGCAGCTCGCCCTCGGCGTCGTCGGTCGTCGTGGACGCGCCGAGGCGGATCGTCGCGAGGTACTCCTTGTCGGCGCCGACGACGTAGGTCAGCAGCCGCGTCGCCCGTCCGATGCCGAGCACGAGCACGCCGGTCGCCATCGGGTCGAGCGTGCCGGCATGCCCGACCTTGCGGGTCCCGGCGAGGCGACGCATCCGCGCGACGACGTCATGGCTCGTGCAGCCCGCGGGCTTGTCGACGACGACGAGCCCGTCCGGCGCGGTGGGCCGCCGGACGCGGTCAGGCACCGGCGCGGTCGTCGTCGTCCTCGTCCGACTCCTCCGCCGGCTTGCGGTACGGGTCGGCGTCACCGGCGAACTGGGCTGTCGCCGCGAGTGCCGCGACCTCCGCGTCGCGACGGGCGGCCTCCGAGAGCGCCGCGGTCAGGTGGGCGGCGGTCTCCGGGACCGCGTCGAGGTGGAAGTCCAGCGACGGAGTGAGCCGCATGCCGGTCTGCTTGCCGACCTCGGAACGGATGAGGCCCTTGGCGCTCTCGAGCGCGGCCGCGGAACCAGCCCGCGCCTCGTCGTCGCCGTAGACGGTGTAGAAGACGTCCGCGTGCTGCAGGTCCCCGGTCACCCGGACATCGGTGACGGTGACGAACCCGAGCCTCGGGTCCTTGATCCGCGTGTCGAGCATCTGCGCGACGATCTGTTGGATCCGCTCGGCGAGCTTCCTCGCACGACCCTGGTCTGCCATGTTCTCCGGCCTTCTGGAAGGTCCGTCCCGGCCTGCGGGACGGGTGATCGACGTCGACGCCTGCGGGGCTCTCGACACTGACGGTCGCACGACGGGCAGTGGCCCGCGCCGAACGGCGCGGGCCACCCCTCGTCACGTCGTCACTTGCGAGGCTTCTCGCGCAGCTCCCACGTCTCGATGACGTCACCGATCTCGACGTCGTTGAACGACCCGAGCCCGATACCGCACTCGAACCCTTCGCGGACCTCGGTCGCGTCGTCCTTGAACCGCTTGAGCGACTCGATGGTGAGGTTGTCCCCGACCACGGCACCGTTGCGCTTGACGCGCGCCTTGGTGTTGCGGCGGATCTCCCCGGACCGGACGATCGACCCGGCGATGTTGCCGAACTTCGACGAGCGGAACACCTCGCGCACCTCCGCGGTGCCGAGCTGGGCCTCCTCGTACTCCGGCTTGAGCATGCCCTTGAGGGCCGCCTCGACGTCGTCGATCGCCTGGTAGATGACCGAGTAGAACCGGACGTCCACGCCCTCGCGATCGGCGAGGTCCTCGACGCGCTCACCGAACTTCACGTTGAAGCCGATGATG
This Cellulomonas sp. WB94 DNA region includes the following protein-coding sequences:
- the truB gene encoding tRNA pseudouridine(55) synthase TruB — protein: MPDRVRRPTAPDGLVVVDKPAGCTSHDVVARMRRLAGTRKVGHAGTLDPMATGVLVLGIGRATRLLTYVVGADKEYLATIRLGASTTTDDAEGELLTSGDASGVTRGDIDREIALLTGPILQVPSSVSAIKVDGQRAYARVRAGEDVELAARWVTVSEFAVGDVRPVGAAAGGVPGLDVDVRVVCSSGTYIRALARDLGASLGVGGHLTALRRTRVGGYPLAMARTLDELEAWPQDVPLDVLPLADAARATFPVRELTANEAAALSYGKRIEAGPPTPSEPVAALSPAGELVALLETSGEHARPVLVFAPA
- the rbfA gene encoding 30S ribosome-binding factor RbfA, whose product is MADQGRARKLAERIQQIVAQMLDTRIKDPRLGFVTVTDVRVTGDLQHADVFYTVYGDDEARAGSAAALESAKGLIRSEVGKQTGMRLTPSLDFHLDAVPETAAHLTAALSEAARRDAEVAALAATAQFAGDADPYRKPAEESDEDDDDRAGA